The window TCATCTATAATCAccacgcgcaggttgaactttccttcataagggccaagtttcaccggtacttctttggctattccatcCACTggctgaggtggtgagttgatagccttgacacgacctttgccctttcctacaactaggaCAAGGCACTCCActtgagtcgaggctaagtagttgtgggtagcacccgtgtctattatcgcccgaatgggcttgccatttaccttcatgtcaacaaTGTTCAGCATAAGCgcagagaattcccgcacgtaatatcgcactgatttggtctggcgaaGCTCCCGTAACTTCCTCctagcattgtactcaacattttcggggaagaactgtaggcgaatggctgccttcagttctgcccatgtctagagggcatcttcaccagccttgatggcttcgtatttcactcgccaccagagtttggcatcaccctgaagatacatggcagcagttgctaccttcttagcttcttctaggcccCCCACAATAttgaagtattgttcgatgtcgaagatttttccacttctttggcattccgagctccactatATGGCTTTGTATCAGGAATTTTTAGTTTTTGGGCCACATGGGTGAGGTTAACAATACCCCCGATTTGGTTTCCACCTCCTCGAagcaggccttgtaaagcagcattgacaacgttgagctggcctgtcaagttgtctatagtttgttgcatggcagtcaccctgtatGCCTCTTGTTCcatgttggctaaatcctcggcgcgctcctgttggaggacctcaaatttaccaaaagtTTCAGCTGCCTTTGTGGCTgccgtttgccggtctccttcagagtcgcgactgatgttttctatatcaacttcggcctggatcaGTCTATAGTCCAGgtcatccaacctttgcactaggatGGTCTTTAGGTcaggcaccatttccacgatgggccgtaatgcgtcaatcgttccctcaagggtcgtgatgcgatccccataattcaccatggtcagaaatggtggtaattgcaatataatccctcgtccgatgtcgagcctaggctctgataccaactgttacgcggcgccttcttgaagttccttggaagggcgacgtaaggctaagcaaccgatgtcagtgcgattGCTGTTCGcaaactgaggtcccctccgtacgctagactagattgtcagtgccgtacgggaaaaccaatgtcgtgatcaattgaaagagagagcagaaaagagaattgagaatgaaagaaagcttgattgcattgaataaacgctattacagaaaaacaacacggtgtcggggggagagacactagtacaaagaattgtttgcttgcttggtCCCCCCTAAtattgcttaaaaaaaataaaccaaaattacatcactagacctatgaaagctggaaaatcacacttaaagaaaatacaataaaactactctatatttacaatgaaaatgacttagtcttctacaaagcagaaacaagttcgttggcagcaactttgtctttagcattagGGTCTGCGCGCACGGCGCTGTtagcatctgcctgtggctgggcgctggcgatggctatcgttgggcgacagaggcacatgcgcgcttgtcacttggagctacCGAGATCACGGGGCCGACCATGGTGACGGGCGTTGGGAAGCTGGCCAAGATGCCACGGAGCGCGTcgaaggggtcatggggcatagTTGGAAGGCCGCCCATGACAGTAATCAAGTCTCTTATTCATGTATGCACAAGTTTATAAGTCTTGAGTATAAATTTGTTCCAAAATCATGATTGAGGTGGAAACAAAATCGGCAGTTTTCTGGGATTTTAAAAACttgaagaacattgcttctgcaaaaaaaaaaaatgcctTAGATGTGACACCGCACCTACGTTGATAATTATGCAGGTGCAAAACTCTGTTGAACAATgaagcatcgcagaagcggaactttTTCCGCAGAAgtatttctgcacctgcgctTGTTTTTCTGCAAGTGCAATGGCTGTGTAAAAATTCTGCAAAATAGTAGATTTGAAACTAAGGCTTGCTGGGCCTATTCCGTTTGATTCTTTGACTAAGTTGCAGTGTTTTAAATTGCTTAATACGATTTTAAAGCTCGGCTAATTTGGTTTTTATTTTTTAGGTACTTTGAGCCTTGAAAATGATTCCTAACATGAATGAAAATACGACACATGGCCATGAAAATGAAGAAGAGTTTGCAGAAGAGCAATATAATACTGTTAGATTCATGTACGCTAATTGCCATCGCCAGTACCATGACAACCTTCTTATAAAGAGGGTCCTACTTGAAAAGGAAATTTTCGAGGAAAGATTGGCCGAGCTACTCCTAGACTTCTATGGCCATCTAGAGACCACAAGTTAGATGTTGGTTCCctaagtacacgcaagtatacgtggccgtcaagtaataaagtgacttgAAAGTTGGATGTCGAACTCACAGAGACTTAGATCAATCGTTAACTCAGCAAACTAAAATTAGTTAATTGTCCAAGATAATCAAGAGTGATGTTattctattaatctactattgcagaaattaaacaagtaacaactaatttatcaagaatgcaaatgTGTATGATGAGATTTTAATTCAGAGGAGATGaaaattccagggttgtggttggtttatcaatcctattaagttcaataattCCAGATTATgtatggttgctaattaaccggatcgtttatatgaataaCATGTTCCCACAATTCTACTCGCCTGcccacaatatatcaatcctatattcctatggtattgagtttatcatgaacgaatataatacgatattcaactaagcaagactgctaggtatattcctatcctaaatGCGAAATTTTTttccgagccacgggttcagaaacaagctctatTTAATTCTACTATAATCTAAACAcgactttcccaagcatagcatagatagtagagtgaattggtagctacaacaattcacaagttGAAACTAGAATTAAAAAAACAACGACAAGATGATAATCCGAGTTAACGAAGATataattaataaacgttaataatcatgtcaaccacaacactagaaactagagtgcttagccacttATGTTCGTAGTAACAActtttcaagtattttgcataaacaaattataaagaaaagatgaaggactgaagaactcgatgattttctcctccaaagaATGTTTCCAACGTCTTCTCTCCTTCCAAAATAGTCTCcttaggtctaaggtatgtcaaaagtctctcaaaataacgtttttacatgtatttataccaagttgGGTTGGGCCTAGACGAAAtctccctttcctagccgaaatagaaaAACTTGCACACTTATTACTTTTCATGCGTCGCACTAGTGCTTTTTCATGTCAGACCAAAAAGCTCAGTCTCTGAACTTTGGAAAATTCTGACATAAAATTACACTAATGCGTCGCACTGTGCGACCCTCGCACTAGTGCATTTCTTCAGCAGttgcttcttccttgaattttgacgtccagaattgatcctcgacccccgaacacgatcccggcttaatcccttgggcttttactcgcacttcaaagctccaaataacttgaattagctccataacatctacataagtCGGAATtgctcctacaaggcataaaatacacaataagtgcaaaacactaacaATTAAAGTTCAAACACAATTAAAGTGTAGCaaatacgcaattatagcctatcatcattGGACGTGCTTCATGACCACTCCGTGCGTTGCTAATGAGGAATGGGTTAGAGGGTTTTATGCCTACCTTAAGCATACAAACTTCGACAACCTAGAACTTACCATAAGGGGCAAGATAATGAGATTTGGATGGGAGCAGATAAATGATATCTATGGGCTTGCAAGCCATCCGCTCGAGCCAATGCGAGAAAAAGATATATGCTCAAATGGAGGTTGGCTAGTATCTAATCTTTGTCTCGCATGCAAGAACATGAGATGGGCCAACAAGAGGAAACGCATAAAATATATTGATTTCATAGCTGAGGTTCATTGCGACTTAGTCAATATGTCAATATAAGTGCTTTTGTTAACGAGAAGACTACCTGATATGTTGCTTCCTTCCACTAATGATTTGGTAAGCTCTGCTTTTGACCGTtgatttttccttccttattattCAGGAAGTTAGTtattttatttagtatttattttgAGGATTAGCCAGGAACTCTATGCCTGAGCAGCACACAAAGTACTTTTGTAGAGAATTCATAGACTTGGTTTAGTTGGATTATGGATTATCACAGTACTCAAACTTTATTTTTAGTCTTTTCAGTTATCCGAAGATTGTTAATTTTGATTAACTAAGAATTTTTTAAGTTAAGTTGCTTATTATAAATGCAAAATGGAAAATTTAATAAGAAAGTGCAGGTTAGAATAGTCATGTTGGTTTGCTCAGTCAAGTTAGGGCACCGTATGCCGATGGTAACTTGATCAGAAACGGGTCGAGACACTTTTTAGTTTCTATTGTGTCCATAAGATGGTAATAATAAGAAGCAGCATGAAACAAAACAGTCTGAAGGCAAAGATACAGCCTCAACCAATCTTGAAGTAGAAATTTTAATTTGTAGGCTTAACTTTTGTGTTTGTCTCATAACAAGAGCGCATAAACATTAATGTTAGTAAAGCTTTGCCCAGAACTGAAGGTTTAAAATATGAGTAGTTAAAACCAAGACAGTCTAAAGTTTTGATTTTAAGTTTAGGTCTTCAaacttcaaaccttcatatttgaAGTTGTCATCTGGCATAGGATGGTCTAAAGTTATTGGTGTTAAGTTAGGGTTATGTTTATCCAAAAATTCTACATAGTGACGACTAAGGGtgacaaaatggttaaaagaaaatagttatccactcatattatccattaaaaagtgagttggataatgaactttttaaaaacggatcgaatatggataagaaccatattatccacttaaaaaatgaataactaatgggtttagcttttacatttgtaaagcctcaaattggggttcctcaagtttgggagattaggaattctcccaaacgtactcatattcaagaagccatggataatatgatatccatattatccgccggataACCCGTTTTTATCCGTTTTAAATACGGATCGGGTTGGATAACTTATTCGTTTTTAAATTACCCATTTTCGACCTGTTCATGCCCGACCCGACTCGACCCGTTTGACACCCCTATAGTAGTGTGTCACTGATGACTAAATtttaaatagtttttaaaaaGCGGCTATGCTTTAAACGTGCCAGAACAAGCCGTTATGTGGTGTCATTTCTTTGCAACACAGAGAATAAAGCTCTCAGATATATAGTATATATCAAGATAAGAGACAAAGACCACCAACAAAATGGCGTGTGGGAATCTCGGAAGCATTTTCCTGACGGAAACATGGAGACCTCTTCCCCGGAAATCAACTTGGGCATTTTTTCATACTCAGAAATGCACCAAAACCAATTTAATAAGATGTGGCTGTAATTTCATCAATTCCCAAAATTATAAAAGAAGTCAGTATCTGAAGTGCTCTAACAATAAAAGCCCATTGGCATCTGAGGGTGACTCTGAACAAGGTCCTCCTCAAGAAGCTGTCCTTAAGGCCATCTCAGGTCAACCCAAATtctatcttttttcttttaatttagtaATACAAGATAGATGTTTAACTTacattgaaattatttttgaatttattagAAGTGTCCAAGAGTGAAGGGAGGGTTGGACAAACAACGAATGTCATAATTGGAGGCACAGTGCAGGATGATGCTACTAATGAGTGGCTTGCTCTCGATAAAAAGGTGCGTTTTCCTAAATGGATACAaccctttcttcattttgcaatatttattttttacttgACAGGTGAATTCTTACCCTACTGAAAGAGGATTTACAGCTATTGGTACTGGAGGTGATGATTTTGTGCAGGCTATGGTTGTTGCTGTTGAATCAGTGATACAACAGCCCATCTCTGAGGTAAGTGAAAATGATAATACACTAGTTTTGCACCTATTTAGATTTGGATGACtatattacttattaaatttgaaGATTTAGGACTTGGGAAATTTTGGGGATTACATAACTAGCCTGAGTTGGTATTTTGTCTTCCAAAGTGTAAATCTGATGATGGCAGGATTATCTTTTTCTAGTGCTATATAGCCCATTGGCACATGCTATTTGGTATTAATTGAAATCAAGTTAATGAACTAGCTAGAACTGTGTGAATAAGTAGCAACTTAGCTATGTTATTAAGAAGGATCATCGAATTAAGAATGCTTGTATGATAAAGTAATAGGAGAAGTCGTGAGGTTGCCTTTGAAATGAGGTTGTCTGTGCTTAGATGCAATTTTCATTACAATATAATATTATGCATTGCCCAACAATTTTTGCCATTGGTAATTTGCTTGAATGTTGAGTTGGAAACTATGAGATAAAAACTCAAATGAATGTGAAgttatattttccttcaacttaGCAAGTTCATATGAGACATTAAGGCTTTAACGATCTTCCACGATGCGGAACACAACTGCTCCTTAGCTTACCATAAGATTCATTTAAAGCATTTAGCTTAAAAGAAACATAGTGTGAATAGCCCAGAtgctttggtctagtggtaagagcACAATACGTGATGCATGGGTTAGGCACATATCACGTGTTCGATCCATGTTGCAGACAAAAGCATGGTATTTAAGTGAGAAGAGTAGAGAGGACCCATTATCCACTGAATTTCGAACATTGCACCACTAGCCTCGGGGATTTCTcggttattaaaaaaaattattagtgTAACTCTTAGTAGCTAGACTAAACTAATGAAAATTTTGATAGTCTATGATAGAATTCTGCTTTCTAATATAATAAAAGCAGCtgaaattttgaaaaaacgaAGAACCGAGAGAAATGAACCGTGAAATTATGAGCTTTTGAGTTTCTTCAACTTAGCCAAGACAATCAACCCACTTCCTTAAACAAAATACAAAATGTAAAGCGTTCTTCACTAATTTCCGAGGCGAACTTTGAAGAATCAAGGAGCTggattactgtcacgacccaaaatcccaccaaagaTCGTGATGACATCTAATACACTGGCTACACGATCAGCAGTTACAACTACCAAATATTCAATAACAATAGTAAGAATTATAACAATTTGCTAAATTAGGTTTATGCCATAGATAATAAATCTTATATTGAAGTAAAAGTACGGAACAACATACAACCCCCAGAAATGGTGTCACCAAGTACATGAGTTCTA is drawn from Nicotiana tomentosiformis chromosome 12, ASM39032v3, whole genome shotgun sequence and contains these coding sequences:
- the LOC104111203 gene encoding uncharacterized protein isoform X2; translation: MACGNLGSIFLTETWRPLPRKSTWAFFHTQKCTKTNLIRCGCNFINSQNYKRSQYLKCSNNKSPLASEGDSEQGPPQEAVLKAISVSKSEGRVGQTTNVIIGGTVQDDATNEWLALDKKVNSYPTERGFTAIGTGGDDFVQAMVVAVESVIQQPISEGKVRQKLSSGGKYVSVNIGPIQVVSSEQVQAVYNAMRKDDRMKYFL
- the LOC104111203 gene encoding uncharacterized protein isoform X1 gives rise to the protein MACGNLGSIFLTETWRPLPRKSTWAFFHTQKCTKTNLIRCGCNFINSQNYKRSQYLKCSNNKSPLASEGDSEQGPPQEAVLKAISEVSKSEGRVGQTTNVIIGGTVQDDATNEWLALDKKVNSYPTERGFTAIGTGGDDFVQAMVVAVESVIQQPISEGKVRQKLSSGGKYVSVNIGPIQVVSSEQVQAVYNAMRKDDRMKYFL